The window CCACCCCACACGGCCCAGTCACAACCACCCCCTTAGGGGTTCACATCATCCAAGGAGGAAATGTGTATGTGGCGTTTTTGATTTAAGAACATGAACATCACTGTCTGCCACAGCTGTAGCCATGCCCCAGGGGCCCCGGGCAACCCCCGGCAAACCCCAGGAGTGGGGGCAGGACATgcgcccccagcctggcccctgcctcctctccaaaCACTTTCATGCAAAACACACAACGGAGGAGTGAGTGCTCCCAGGAGCCCTCTAGGCTTTGGAGCTCTGCCGGAAGCCTCTCGCCCGCACTTGGGCACAGAGGCTCTGCCCCCAGCAGCAGCCGGGAGACACATGCCACCACCAGGCATGATTTGGGTCACTGTTCCTCCGGCTCTGCCTCGTCCTCGTCTAAGGACACCACCCCCGAAGAAGCCACATCAGAGGCTTGCCGCTGCCGTTCCCAGCTACCCGGCGGGCAGAGAGGCTGGCAGTCCTTGCAGGCGGCTGGCTCCTCCTCGGCGGGGGAAAGGCAGGACTCCATGAGGGGCGAGCTGTAGAGCGAGTCCTGGGCCTCCAATGGGCCCAGGCTACGGAAGGCACTTTCCCGGCTGGGGGGCAGTGTGGCGAGGAGCAGCTGGTCGCCCAGCAGCTGGGAGGCCAGGCGGGCTGGGGAGCCCAGCAACCCGTCCTCCAGGCTGCAGAGGCTGGAGCACAGGGTCTCTGGGGACACGGTCTGCGAGCAGTCGCTCTCAGGCTCCACAGAGCCCTGGCGCACAGGCCTGGAGAACCGGGGGCCGGTGAAGAGGTCCTGGAGGTGGGGCCCCAGGGGCAGCTGCCCGGCCATCTCTgcagggggagagaaaaagaagatagcccTACCCGCCGTGTTGGCCTACTGGCCTACCTGGAGGGAGCCAtgttctccccactccaccctcGGCGCCACTAGCTCTGGGGGGAGAGGGTAGGAGCTCGCTAACTTCACCTCTCAGCGCCTCTGTTTCCTTAGTGGCAAATTGGGGAATCTGATAGACCTACTTATGGGGTTGTTGAGCGAACAAAAGAATGCAGCATACAGTAAGAGAGCAATAAATGCACAGATACCACACACGGTCATGCCGCTGGTTCCCTGCACGAGGGGAGCCTGTCCAAGGCAGTGAGTGTGGACTGGAGTTCAGCCCACACTTGCTCACCAAGCAGCAAGGCCTAGCATCAGGCTGAGCCCACCAGAGAAAAAGGTGcttttttctaatttgcacaaaGGTTCTACGTGGGATAGTAGTGGCCTTggataaatgttagttattatcgTTATACCAGGGGTCAAAGCAGGCCTGGAACTCGATCAGACAAGAACGTTTGTGGTTCAGGGCTCCCATCTTGGCCTCAGACATCCAAATCAGTCAACTCTGGACCACAGCAGAGGTCTAACATATTGCCAATCTGCTCTACTGTATTGCCCTTGGAGAATCTGTTAATTAGctgggcaggtgggggctggTGGAGGTAATCTTCAAAGGCAAAGAAGAATGGGGCGGTGGGGTGTTGTGAGGCATGAGCCCAGAAGCTACAGAGAAAGTCAGCCATGTGGTCCAGGAAGAATCGGAAGATGAAAGGAGGGCCGTGCACAGCTGCACAGCCCCGCAGGGTCCCCTCTGCAAGCGCTGGCCCAGAGAGAGGCCCAGAGGCAGGTCTCAGATGGAACTCACGGAGGCTGAGCCTGAGCCAGCATGGCCCTGCGGGCAGTCCAGGCCCAGCACGCCTTCCTGTTTGCCTGGGGCCCCGACCCTGGGAGGTGCTACGCTGCCGGCTCGTCTGTGCTGCCACAGCTGGCCAGAAGGCTGCCCCGAAACGGGAAGGCAAGGCACAGCGGACCCCCCCCAGAGATGCAGCTGCCCAGGTGTCGGTGAGGTCTCTGGACCACAAGATCCAACGGCACAGATGGGCAGAAAAGGCTCAGCACGTGCACGAAAGGAAGCACTCCATTTGTAGCTGCTGACTGCCCACCCACGAGCGAGAACAGCCCCCTTGACCCTGGAAGGTCAAGGCACAGCCGGGACAGGGTCTGCCCCCAGCGTCCCCTTCCGAAGGCTGAGCTCGGAATCACAAGGCCTCCCGGGCAGGCCCGCCCCAGTACTGGCACTGCCTACCCCTCACCTGAGTCAGCTCCTCCAGCAAAGTCCTCATCGTAGGATTCATCGGTGGAGTCCTCGCCATCCACTGAAGACCAGGCCCGGAGCTTGGCTTCTGCAATGGCAAACTGCTCGGCCACTCCTGTCAGGGAGGCCAAAGAATTTATTAGCAGAGAACGTTCCTTAGCAGGATTCATTAGCTGAAGGACTAAGACTAGGGCTCAGGctggagacagga of the Halichoerus grypus chromosome 1, mHalGry1.hap1.1, whole genome shotgun sequence genome contains:
- the FAM131A gene encoding protein FAM131A isoform X2, translated to MGCIGSRSPAGQVASDPAWAVEWIELPRGLSLSSLGSARTLRGWSRSSRPSSVDSQDLPEVNVGDTVAMLPKSRRALTIQEIAALARSSLHGISQVVKDHVTKPTAMAQGRVAHLIEWKGWSKPSDSPAALESAFSSYSDLSEGEQEARFAAGVAEQFAIAEAKLRAWSSVDGEDSTDESYDEDFAGGADSEMAGQLPLGPHLQDLFTGPRFSRPVRQGSVEPESDCSQTVSPETLCSSLCSLEDGLLGSPARLASQLLGDQLLLATLPPSRESAFRSLGPLEAQDSLYSSPLMESCLSPAEEEPAACKDCQPLCPPGSWERQRQASDVASSGVVSLDEDEAEPEEQ
- the FAM131A gene encoding protein FAM131A isoform X1, encoding MPMISVLGKMFLWQREGPGGRWTCQTSRRVASDPAWAVEWIELPRGLSLSSLGSARTLRGWSRSSRPSSVDSQDLPEVNVGDTVAMLPKSRRALTIQEIAALARSSLHGISQVVKDHVTKPTAMAQGRVAHLIEWKGWSKPSDSPAALESAFSSYSDLSEGEQEARFAAGVAEQFAIAEAKLRAWSSVDGEDSTDESYDEDFAGGADSEMAGQLPLGPHLQDLFTGPRFSRPVRQGSVEPESDCSQTVSPETLCSSLCSLEDGLLGSPARLASQLLGDQLLLATLPPSRESAFRSLGPLEAQDSLYSSPLMESCLSPAEEEPAACKDCQPLCPPGSWERQRQASDVASSGVVSLDEDEAEPEEQ
- the FAM131A gene encoding protein FAM131A isoform X3, which codes for MLPKSRRALTIQEIAALARSSLHGISQVVKDHVTKPTAMAQGRVAHLIEWKGWSKPSDSPAALESAFSSYSDLSEGEQEARFAAGVAEQFAIAEAKLRAWSSVDGEDSTDESYDEDFAGGADSEMAGQLPLGPHLQDLFTGPRFSRPVRQGSVEPESDCSQTVSPETLCSSLCSLEDGLLGSPARLASQLLGDQLLLATLPPSRESAFRSLGPLEAQDSLYSSPLMESCLSPAEEEPAACKDCQPLCPPGSWERQRQASDVASSGVVSLDEDEAEPEEQ